The proteins below come from a single Serpentinimonas raichei genomic window:
- a CDS encoding ATP-binding protein, which produces MIHRSRHLQALRTALSLFPVVAMLGARQVGKTTLARALLTEWAGPAHHFDLQDPEDQARLSDASFVLRRLTGLVVLDEIQLRPDLFALLRVLADRADAPARFLLLGSAAPELLRNTSESLAGRVVFHELEGLMLDELPSPMLDARWLRGGFPRSLLAPTDAASRTWRESFIRTYLERDLPQLGINLPALTLRRFWTMLAHYHAQTWNGSELARSLGVSDKTVARYLDILEGTFMTWRLRPWHGNQGKREVKAPKVYLSDTGLLHSLLGIAAEHDLLAHPKCGASWEGLAVREIMHKIGAGRDEAHFWGLHSGAELDLLIERQGQRLGFEVKLTRAPKVTPSMRSALQVLGLTHLYVVCHGDGPIAPLADGISALPLQSLSTLHADSAFEALLTASWR; this is translated from the coding sequence ATGATTCACCGCAGCCGTCATCTGCAGGCCCTGCGCACCGCCTTGAGCCTATTCCCGGTCGTGGCCATGCTGGGCGCCCGTCAGGTAGGGAAAACCACGCTGGCGCGTGCGCTGCTCACAGAGTGGGCTGGGCCTGCGCACCATTTCGACCTACAAGACCCCGAGGACCAAGCCCGCTTGAGCGATGCCTCATTTGTGCTCAGGCGCCTCACGGGTTTGGTGGTGCTGGACGAAATCCAGCTGCGGCCCGACCTGTTTGCCTTGCTGCGCGTGCTGGCTGACCGGGCCGACGCACCGGCTAGGTTTTTGCTGCTAGGCAGCGCGGCGCCCGAACTGCTGCGCAACACCTCGGAAAGTCTGGCCGGGCGGGTGGTGTTCCACGAGCTCGAGGGCCTGATGCTGGATGAATTGCCCAGCCCCATGCTCGATGCGCGCTGGTTGCGTGGCGGTTTCCCGCGGTCGCTGCTGGCCCCAACCGACGCGGCGAGCCGCACATGGCGCGAGTCATTCATACGCACCTATCTGGAGCGCGACCTGCCGCAACTCGGTATCAACCTGCCGGCACTGACGCTGCGTCGCTTCTGGACCATGCTGGCCCACTACCACGCGCAAACTTGGAACGGCAGCGAACTCGCTCGGTCCTTGGGGGTGAGCGACAAGACGGTAGCGCGTTACCTCGACATTCTAGAGGGCACCTTCATGACTTGGCGCCTGCGGCCTTGGCACGGCAATCAAGGCAAGCGCGAAGTCAAGGCGCCCAAGGTGTACCTGAGCGACACCGGCTTGCTGCACAGCTTGCTGGGCATCGCGGCCGAGCACGACTTGCTGGCCCACCCCAAATGCGGCGCCTCGTGGGAGGGGCTGGCCGTGCGCGAAATCATGCACAAGATCGGCGCGGGGCGCGACGAAGCGCACTTCTGGGGGCTGCACTCGGGTGCCGAGCTCGACCTGCTGATCGAAAGACAAGGTCAGCGCCTGGGCTTTGAAGTCAAGCTCACCCGTGCGCCCAAAGTCACCCCGTCCATGCGCTCCGCACTGCAAGTTTTAGGTTTAACCCATCTGTATGTGGTTTGCCACGGCGACGGGCCCATTGCCCCTTTGGCCGATGGCATCAGCGCCCTGCCGCTGCAAAGCTTGAGCACGCTGCATGCCGACAGCGCATTCGAAGCCCTGCTCACGGCAAGCTGGCGCTGA
- the gorA gene encoding glutathione-disulfide reductase, which yields MNPYDFDLFVIGGGSGGVRAARMAAQRGVRVALAEAHGQAGLGGTCVNAGCIPKKLYGYAAHYATAQRESQGYGWEAAPARLNWATLKANRARELARLNGVYADLLRASGVALLEGWARLLDPHTVSLATLNADGSPGQRRFSAARILVATGAAPHLPHFKGREHALHSSDLFEIEPFPQRLLVVGGGYIACEFASIFHGLGAQVTQLYRGEQILRGFDDELRHFLAAELLKQGLDLRLQAGVLGLERHADGLHVALEDGNHLVVDAALYATGRRPNVQGLGLEELGVALGAQGEIVVDAQFQSSVPSVYALGDVTGPMQLTPVALAQAMRLVDRLYGSGHARPALDLDLVPTAVFTHPSLATVGLSEEQARQRYPRVRVYRSEFRALRHTLSASSERTLIKLIVNDADDRVLGLHMVGAEAGEIVQGFAVALQAGATKAQFDATLGIHPTVAEEFVTLRTPVGGG from the coding sequence ATGAACCCCTACGACTTCGACCTTTTTGTGATTGGCGGCGGCAGCGGCGGTGTGCGCGCCGCGCGCATGGCGGCGCAGCGCGGTGTGCGCGTGGCGCTGGCCGAGGCGCACGGCCAGGCCGGGCTGGGCGGCACCTGCGTCAACGCCGGCTGCATCCCCAAAAAACTCTACGGCTACGCCGCGCACTACGCGACCGCGCAGCGCGAGTCGCAGGGCTACGGCTGGGAGGCAGCGCCGGCGCGGCTCAACTGGGCCACCCTCAAGGCCAACCGCGCGCGCGAGTTGGCGCGGCTCAATGGCGTCTATGCCGATCTGCTGCGCGCCAGCGGCGTGGCGCTGCTCGAAGGCTGGGCGCGCCTGCTCGACCCCCACACGGTGAGCCTGGCCACGCTCAACGCCGACGGCTCGCCGGGCCAGCGCCGCTTCAGCGCCGCGCGCATCCTCGTGGCCACCGGAGCCGCGCCGCATCTGCCGCACTTCAAAGGCCGCGAACACGCCCTGCACTCCAGCGATCTGTTCGAGATCGAGCCCTTTCCGCAGCGGCTGCTGGTGGTCGGCGGCGGCTACATCGCCTGCGAGTTCGCCTCCATCTTTCATGGCTTGGGCGCGCAGGTGACGCAGCTCTACCGCGGCGAGCAGATTTTGCGCGGCTTCGACGACGAGCTGCGCCACTTTCTGGCCGCCGAACTGCTCAAGCAAGGGCTCGATCTGCGCTTGCAAGCCGGCGTGCTGGGGCTGGAGCGCCACGCCGACGGCCTGCACGTGGCGCTGGAAGACGGCAACCACCTGGTGGTCGATGCCGCCCTCTACGCCACCGGGCGCCGGCCCAACGTGCAGGGGCTGGGCCTCGAGGAGCTCGGCGTGGCGCTGGGGGCGCAAGGCGAGATCGTGGTCGATGCGCAGTTCCAAAGCAGCGTGCCCAGCGTCTATGCGCTGGGCGACGTCACCGGGCCCATGCAACTCACCCCGGTGGCGCTGGCGCAGGCCATGCGGTTGGTCGATCGGCTCTACGGCAGCGGCCACGCCCGCCCAGCGCTCGACCTCGATCTGGTGCCCACCGCCGTTTTCACCCACCCGAGCCTTGCCACAGTGGGCCTGAGCGAGGAGCAGGCGCGCCAGCGCTACCCGCGCGTGCGTGTGTACCGCAGCGAGTTTCGCGCCCTGCGCCACACCCTGAGCGCCAGCAGCGAGCGCACGCTCATCAAGCTGATCGTCAACGACGCCGATGACCGCGTGCTCGGCCTGCACATGGTGGGCGCCGAAGCCGGCGAGATCGTGCAAGGCTTTGCCGTGGCGCTGCAAGCCGGCGCCACCAAAGCGCAGTTCGACGCCACGCTGGGCATCCACCCGACCGTGGCCGAGGAGTTCGTGACCTTGCGCACGCCGGTGGGTGGGGGCTGA
- a CDS encoding trehalose-6-phosphate synthase: MDQVTLRWFSRDLNSRGTLVASALSDSVGEALIAGRPARLQPLFDRAVKDERLLAVGLCNADGLLLQSTAGFPATLGCAQAQVLAAQPEPWLALPGGAVHLGVHDVIGQPPPPPSPPLEQVSPASGLIPDTALARLGEAAAAIESPTSSPLLLGRLVLLQDMSFIERRSADTRRYLIGLIAALGLVIALITVVVAQLSWRGWVNGTRALMRGEGLLSPLLSGAASAPELAPLAADLRARLRDMEDEFRRSQGPEAEWTAERLRALLQTHLSGDQVIVVSNREPYIHEHADSGIVVKRPASGLVTAVEPVMRACSGTWIAHGSGSADRDVVDAGDRVLVPPGQDEYRLRRVWLSAEEEQGYYYGLANEGLWPLCHVAHVRPVFRESDWEAYKRVNQRFADAVVAEARSEDPVVLVQDYHFALLPAMVRERLPQATILTFWHIPWPNPESFGICPWRREILQGLLGSTILGFHTRFHCKNFIETVDRYLEARIEHEHSTIAFREKETLIESYPISIEWPSPEQAAGWASAAECRQRVVGRLGLPTDICLAVGVDRFDYTKGILERLNAVERLLEKRPEWVGRFVFVQVAAPTRSALEEYRSFQERIERVAERINQRFGRPGYQPVHLLATHHEHDAVTELYRAADICMVTSLHDGMNLVCKEFVAARDDLRGVLILSRFAGAARELSEALIVNPYHVEETADALHRAASMPPAEQRERMASLRGTVREFNVYRWAGRMLADAGRWRLRSRIEARVKRSQTG, translated from the coding sequence ATGGACCAGGTCACGCTGCGATGGTTCAGCCGCGACCTCAACAGCCGCGGCACGCTGGTCGCCAGCGCCTTGTCCGACTCGGTCGGCGAGGCCTTGATCGCCGGCCGGCCGGCGCGGCTGCAGCCGCTGTTTGACCGCGCCGTGAAGGATGAGCGGCTGCTGGCGGTCGGCCTGTGCAATGCCGATGGTCTGCTGCTGCAGAGCACCGCCGGCTTCCCAGCGACGCTGGGTTGCGCGCAGGCGCAGGTGCTGGCCGCCCAGCCCGAACCGTGGCTGGCGCTCCCCGGCGGCGCGGTGCATTTGGGTGTGCACGACGTGATCGGCCAACCGCCGCCGCCTCCCTCACCGCCGCTGGAGCAGGTGAGTCCTGCATCAGGCCTGATCCCCGACACGGCGCTGGCCAGACTTGGCGAGGCGGCTGCGGCGATCGAATCGCCAACCTCGTCACCATTGCTGTTGGGCCGCCTTGTGCTGCTGCAAGACATGAGCTTCATCGAACGCCGCAGCGCGGACACGCGGCGGTACCTGATCGGGCTGATTGCCGCCCTCGGCTTGGTGATTGCATTGATCACCGTGGTGGTGGCACAGCTCAGTTGGCGCGGATGGGTCAACGGCACACGCGCGCTGATGCGGGGCGAGGGCCTGCTGAGCCCGCTGCTGTCGGGTGCCGCATCGGCGCCGGAACTGGCGCCGTTGGCCGCCGACCTGCGCGCGCGGCTTCGCGACATGGAGGACGAGTTCCGCCGTTCGCAAGGCCCCGAGGCCGAGTGGACCGCCGAGCGCCTGCGCGCGCTGCTGCAGACCCACCTGAGCGGCGACCAGGTGATCGTCGTCTCCAACCGCGAGCCGTACATCCACGAACACGCCGACTCGGGCATTGTTGTTAAGCGGCCGGCCAGCGGGCTGGTCACCGCGGTCGAGCCGGTGATGCGCGCCTGCTCAGGCACCTGGATCGCCCACGGCAGCGGCAGCGCCGACCGTGACGTGGTCGACGCCGGCGACCGCGTGCTGGTACCGCCCGGGCAGGACGAATACCGGCTGCGCCGCGTCTGGCTCAGCGCCGAGGAAGAGCAGGGCTACTACTACGGCTTGGCCAACGAAGGCCTCTGGCCGCTGTGCCACGTGGCCCATGTGCGCCCGGTGTTCCGCGAATCCGACTGGGAAGCCTACAAGCGTGTCAACCAACGCTTTGCCGACGCGGTGGTGGCCGAAGCGCGCAGCGAAGACCCGGTCGTGCTGGTGCAGGACTATCACTTTGCGCTGTTGCCGGCGATGGTGCGCGAGCGGCTGCCGCAGGCCACCATCCTCACCTTCTGGCACATCCCGTGGCCGAACCCGGAGTCCTTCGGCATCTGCCCGTGGCGGCGCGAGATCCTGCAAGGCTTGCTCGGCAGCACGATCCTCGGCTTCCACACCCGCTTCCATTGCAAGAACTTCATCGAGACCGTGGACCGCTACCTCGAAGCGCGAATCGAGCACGAACACTCGACCATCGCCTTTCGCGAGAAGGAGACGCTGATCGAGAGCTACCCGATCTCGATCGAGTGGCCAAGCCCGGAGCAGGCTGCGGGCTGGGCCAGCGCGGCCGAGTGCCGCCAGCGGGTGGTCGGGCGCCTGGGCCTGCCTACCGACATCTGCCTGGCTGTCGGTGTCGATCGTTTCGACTACACCAAGGGCATCCTCGAACGCCTGAATGCGGTCGAGCGGCTGCTCGAGAAGCGTCCCGAGTGGGTCGGCCGCTTCGTCTTCGTGCAGGTCGCCGCGCCGACGCGCAGCGCGCTCGAGGAGTACCGCAGCTTCCAGGAGCGCATCGAGCGTGTCGCCGAGCGCATCAACCAGCGCTTCGGCCGCCCGGGCTACCAGCCGGTGCACCTGCTCGCGACGCACCACGAGCACGACGCCGTGACCGAACTGTACCGCGCTGCCGACATCTGCATGGTCACCAGCCTGCACGACGGCATGAACCTGGTCTGCAAGGAGTTCGTTGCGGCGCGCGACGACCTGCGCGGCGTGCTGATCCTGAGCCGCTTTGCCGGTGCCGCGCGTGAGCTGTCGGAGGCGTTGATCGTCAACCCGTACCACGTCGAGGAGACCGCCGACGCACTGCACCGCGCGGCCTCGATGCCGCCGGCCGAGCAGCGCGAACGCATGGCCAGCCTGCGTGGCACGGTGCGCGAGTTCAACGTCTACCGCTGGGCCGGGCGCATGTTGGCCGATGCCGGGCGCTGGCGGCTGCGTTCGCGCATCGAAGCGCGCGTCAAGCGCTCCCAGACGGGTTGA
- a CDS encoding DsbC family protein: MHTYTGPATGLLLRHLSWLACVLCLLLGASAAASANEATIRANLAERLPNLPRIDEVRPTPMRGLFEVRVNQNQIFYTDAEGSFILQGQLIDTRSRNNLTEQRVEQLNAIAFDQLPLRDSFTIVRGNGQRRLAVFQDPNCGFCKRLERDLSRLNHVTIHIFLYPILGRDSLDKSERIWCARNRAQVWENWMLRNVEPAAANCDTAALQRNLTFGQRHQITGTPTTFFADGTRLSGAAGFELLEQRLVAAAAAAR, encoded by the coding sequence ATGCACACCTACACCGGGCCAGCCACGGGTCTTTTGCTGCGTCACCTCTCTTGGCTCGCCTGCGTGCTGTGCCTGCTGCTGGGGGCCAGCGCCGCCGCCAGCGCCAACGAAGCCACCATCCGCGCCAACCTGGCCGAGCGCCTGCCCAACCTGCCGCGCATCGACGAGGTGCGCCCGACCCCGATGCGCGGTCTGTTCGAGGTGCGTGTCAATCAAAACCAGATTTTCTACACCGACGCCGAGGGCAGCTTCATCCTCCAAGGCCAACTGATCGACACCCGCAGCCGCAACAACCTGACCGAGCAGCGCGTCGAGCAGCTCAACGCCATTGCCTTCGATCAGTTGCCGCTGCGCGATTCGTTCACTATCGTGCGCGGCAACGGGCAGCGCCGGCTGGCCGTGTTCCAAGACCCCAACTGCGGCTTTTGCAAACGGCTGGAGCGCGACCTGAGCCGCCTCAACCACGTCACCATCCACATCTTTTTGTACCCCATACTGGGGCGCGATTCGCTCGACAAATCGGAGCGCATCTGGTGCGCGCGCAACCGCGCCCAGGTGTGGGAAAACTGGATGCTGCGCAACGTCGAGCCCGCCGCAGCCAACTGCGACACCGCCGCCTTGCAACGCAACCTCACCTTTGGCCAGCGGCATCAGATCACTGGCACCCCCACCACCTTTTTTGCCGACGGCACGCGCCTATCGGGCGCGGCCGGGTTCGAGCTGCTCGAGCAGCGCCTGGTTGCGGCAGCGGCGGCCGCGCGTTGA
- a CDS encoding glycoside hydrolase family 15 protein produces MPANQAAPRPAASLDLALIGNCTVSALIERRGSIVWCCMPRFDSTPVFDALLHSRDGLPLDGALTVELEGLARTEQSYDPGTAIVRTRLWDDRGQGIELTDFAPRFIHRDRVFRPAQLVRRVHLLAGHPRVRITVRPHGDWGTTSPTLTRGSHHLRFVMPDLTLRLNTSVPLTYLLEGTWFSPTRSMSLLLGPDETLVGSIDNTAREFEEQTALYWRHWSRRLAVPLEWQDAVIRAAITLKLCQFEDTGAIVAAMTTSIPEAANSGRNWDYRYCWLRDAFFVVRALNSLAEVGTMEAYLSWLYNVVRGAENGHVQPLYGIGLEKSLPESVVARAAGYRGMGPVRVGNQAQEHFQHDVYGSVVLGAAQAFHDHRLFRRGDAADFTALEVMGEQAWALHDRPDAGIWELRTRARVHTSSALMCWAACDRLARIAVVLGLPERAALWQQRAAVIRTAIVERAWNEERQAYVESLGGRDLDASVLLMGEVGFLPRHDARFASTVAALEASLCDGPFMRRYEAEDDFGRPEVAFNVCSFWRVDALARIGRHEEARAAFEALLGRRNHVGLLGEDLDPVTGELWGNFPQTYSMVGIINGAVRLSAPWDSAV; encoded by the coding sequence ATGCCTGCGAATCAAGCCGCGCCCCGCCCGGCGGCCAGTCTGGACCTGGCGCTGATCGGCAACTGCACCGTCAGCGCACTGATCGAGCGCCGCGGCAGCATCGTCTGGTGCTGCATGCCGCGCTTCGACAGCACGCCGGTCTTCGACGCGCTGCTGCACAGCCGCGACGGGCTGCCGCTGGACGGCGCGCTGACCGTCGAACTCGAAGGGCTGGCACGCACCGAACAAAGTTACGACCCCGGCACCGCGATCGTGCGCACCCGGCTGTGGGACGACCGCGGCCAGGGCATCGAGCTCACGGACTTCGCGCCACGCTTCATCCACCGCGACCGTGTGTTCCGGCCGGCACAACTCGTGCGCCGGGTCCACCTGCTGGCCGGCCACCCGCGTGTGCGCATCACGGTGCGCCCGCACGGTGACTGGGGCACCACGTCGCCGACCCTGACGCGCGGCAGCCACCACCTGCGTTTCGTGATGCCCGACTTGACGCTGCGGCTGAACACGAGCGTGCCGCTGACCTACCTGCTCGAAGGCACCTGGTTCTCGCCGACCCGGTCGATGAGCCTGCTGCTCGGGCCCGACGAAACGCTGGTCGGCAGCATCGACAACACCGCGCGCGAGTTCGAGGAGCAAACCGCGCTCTACTGGCGCCACTGGTCACGCCGGCTGGCGGTGCCGCTGGAGTGGCAGGACGCGGTGATTCGCGCCGCCATCACGCTCAAGCTGTGCCAGTTCGAGGATACCGGCGCCATCGTCGCGGCGATGACCACCAGCATCCCTGAAGCCGCGAATAGTGGCCGCAACTGGGACTACCGCTACTGCTGGCTGCGCGACGCCTTCTTCGTCGTCCGCGCGCTGAACAGCTTGGCCGAGGTCGGCACGATGGAGGCCTACCTCAGTTGGCTCTACAACGTGGTGCGCGGCGCCGAGAACGGTCACGTGCAGCCGCTGTACGGCATCGGTCTGGAGAAGTCGCTGCCCGAGTCGGTGGTGGCGCGCGCAGCGGGATACCGCGGCATGGGGCCGGTGCGGGTGGGCAACCAAGCACAGGAGCACTTCCAGCACGACGTCTACGGCAGCGTGGTGCTCGGCGCCGCGCAGGCCTTCCACGATCACCGCCTGTTCCGCCGCGGTGACGCGGCCGACTTCACCGCGTTGGAAGTGATGGGCGAGCAGGCCTGGGCTCTGCACGACCGGCCCGACGCCGGCATCTGGGAGCTGCGCACGCGGGCCCGCGTGCACACCTCGTCGGCACTGATGTGCTGGGCAGCCTGCGACCGGTTGGCCCGCATCGCTGTCGTGCTCGGCTTGCCGGAACGCGCGGCCTTGTGGCAGCAGCGCGCCGCAGTGATCCGCACAGCCATCGTTGAGCGCGCGTGGAACGAAGAGCGCCAGGCTTACGTCGAGAGCCTGGGCGGGCGCGACCTCGACGCCAGCGTGCTGCTGATGGGCGAAGTGGGCTTCCTGCCGCGCCACGACGCACGCTTTGCCAGCACCGTGGCGGCGCTGGAAGCGTCCCTGTGCGACGGGCCGTTCATGCGCCGCTACGAGGCGGAGGACGACTTCGGCCGCCCCGAGGTCGCATTCAACGTCTGTTCGTTCTGGCGTGTCGACGCCCTGGCGCGCATCGGCCGCCACGAAGAGGCACGGGCCGCTTTCGAGGCCCTGCTGGGGCGCCGCAACCACGTCGGCCTGCTCGGCGAGGACCTCGATCCGGTCACCGGCGAGTTGTGGGGCAACTTCCCGCAAACGTACTCGATGGTCGGCATCATCAACGGCGCGGTGCGTCTGTCGGCGCCGTGGGACAGCGCGGTATGA
- a CDS encoding FAD-dependent monooxygenase, which translates to MNPRYDVAILGSGVVAHTLALLLARERLRVALLRQPAPPAAGPDIRAYALNQASHALLSDLRVWPEAPAATPVRQMWVCEPGDGHPATLSLTLPDPSQPLAWIVDVPTLEQRLLQALAYQGTIEPVDHPVQAALTVVCEGKHSSTRAQYGIEYEVQAYAHTAVAARLRCARPHEGVARQWFQNGDVLALLPMDGPGGDLVALVWSVQHARAAELLALSAPAFADAVGQACGHALGAMSTEGQPAGWPLQLSRARHWVRPGVALAGDAAHAMHPLAGQGLNMGLGDVAELGRVLREREYWRSPGDWRLLRRYERARRADFDRMAALTDGLYGLFGHGDTRIQALRRWGLRAFDQLNPLKLCAIRQAQGSGPVRPAPGSL; encoded by the coding sequence ATGAACCCACGGTACGACGTCGCCATTTTGGGCAGCGGTGTGGTGGCGCACACGCTGGCGCTGCTGCTGGCGCGCGAGCGCTTGCGGGTGGCGCTGCTGCGCCAGCCAGCGCCCCCGGCGGCTGGCCCCGACATCCGCGCCTATGCCCTCAACCAGGCTTCGCACGCTTTGCTGAGCGATTTGCGCGTCTGGCCCGAGGCGCCGGCCGCGACGCCGGTGCGCCAGATGTGGGTCTGCGAGCCCGGCGATGGACACCCGGCCACTCTGAGCCTGACCCTGCCCGATCCGTCGCAGCCGCTGGCGTGGATCGTCGATGTGCCCACGCTGGAGCAGCGGCTGCTGCAGGCCTTGGCGTATCAGGGCACGATCGAACCCGTCGATCACCCCGTCCAAGCCGCCCTGACCGTGGTTTGCGAAGGCAAGCACAGCAGCACCCGGGCCCAATACGGCATCGAGTACGAGGTGCAAGCCTACGCGCACACGGCCGTTGCAGCGCGGCTGCGCTGTGCGCGCCCCCATGAGGGGGTGGCGCGTCAATGGTTCCAAAACGGCGACGTGTTGGCGCTGCTGCCCATGGATGGCCCAGGGGGCGACTTGGTGGCCTTGGTCTGGTCGGTGCAGCACGCACGTGCCGCCGAGTTGCTGGCCCTGTCGGCGCCAGCCTTCGCCGACGCCGTGGGCCAAGCTTGCGGCCACGCGCTGGGGGCCATGAGCACCGAAGGCCAGCCCGCGGGCTGGCCCCTGCAACTGTCGCGCGCGCGCCACTGGGTGCGGCCCGGCGTGGCACTGGCCGGCGACGCCGCCCACGCCATGCACCCCTTGGCCGGCCAAGGCCTGAACATGGGCTTGGGCGATGTGGCCGAACTCGGCCGGGTGCTGCGCGAGCGCGAGTACTGGCGCAGCCCCGGCGACTGGCGCCTGCTGCGCCGCTACGAGCGCGCCCGGCGCGCCGATTTCGACCGCATGGCCGCCCTCACCGACGGCCTCTACGGCCTGTTTGGCCACGGCGACACGCGCATCCAGGCGCTGCGGCGCTGGGGTCTGCGTGCGTTTGACCAACTCAACCCGCTCAAGCTCTGCGCCATCCGCCAGGCCCAAGGCAGCGGCCCCGTCCGCCCCGCGCCAGGCTCCCTCTAA
- a CDS encoding AMP nucleosidase yields MPHSPPHSPPFTPPQSYTDAAAALAQVQALYQRAVAHLRQALHQYVRAGGTSAPQRVRACYPFVRLHCQRAHGGPGAGAPSRLSYGFVAGPGRYETTLTRPDLFASYYLEQFELLLHNHGGALEVGVSNQPIPLHFALAEHEHLEGELSPAQRAALRDCFDLPDLSQMDDGIANGTHQSAAHEAQPLALFGAARVDYSLQRLRHYSGTAPAWFQGFVLFTNYPFYVDEFIRLGQEALANPASEYLGLVEPGNVLTPRAGLSAAEQQLLHELAQGQPGRALPRLPQMPAYHLLRADGSGITLLNIGVGPSNAKTITDHIAVLRPHAWLMLGHCAGLRNSQQLGDYVLAHAYVREDHVLDEELPLWVPIPALAEIQLALEGAVADVTGLSGAELKRILRTGTVASTDNRNWELLPGQTPQRRFSQSRAVALDMESATIAANGFRLRVPYGTLLCVSDKPLHGEIKLPGMANAFYRERVDQHLRIGLRAIERLRVGGVDQLHSRKLRSFAEVAFQ; encoded by the coding sequence ATGCCGCACAGCCCGCCCCACAGCCCTCCCTTCACCCCGCCCCAAAGCTACACCGACGCCGCGGCCGCGCTGGCTCAGGTGCAGGCGCTGTACCAGCGCGCGGTGGCGCATTTGCGCCAGGCGCTGCACCAGTATGTGCGCGCCGGCGGCACCAGCGCACCCCAGCGCGTGCGCGCCTGCTACCCCTTCGTGCGCCTGCACTGCCAGCGCGCCCACGGCGGGCCCGGCGCGGGCGCGCCCAGCCGCCTGAGCTATGGCTTCGTCGCCGGCCCCGGCCGCTACGAAACCACCCTGACCCGCCCCGATCTGTTTGCCAGCTACTACCTGGAGCAGTTCGAGTTGCTGCTGCACAACCACGGCGGCGCGCTCGAGGTGGGGGTGAGCAACCAACCGATCCCGCTGCACTTTGCGTTGGCCGAGCACGAGCACTTGGAGGGCGAGCTGAGCCCGGCCCAGCGCGCCGCCCTGCGCGACTGCTTCGACCTGCCCGACCTGAGCCAGATGGACGACGGCATCGCCAACGGCACGCACCAGAGCGCCGCCCACGAAGCGCAGCCGCTGGCGCTGTTTGGTGCGGCGCGGGTCGATTACTCGTTGCAGCGGCTGCGCCACTACAGCGGTACCGCCCCGGCCTGGTTTCAGGGCTTCGTGCTGTTTACCAACTACCCTTTCTACGTCGATGAGTTCATCCGCCTCGGGCAAGAGGCGCTGGCCAACCCTGCGAGCGAATACCTAGGCCTGGTCGAGCCCGGCAACGTGCTCACGCCGCGCGCGGGTTTGAGCGCCGCCGAACAACAGCTGCTGCACGAACTTGCACAAGGCCAACCGGGCCGCGCTTTGCCGCGCCTGCCGCAGATGCCGGCCTACCACCTGCTGCGCGCCGACGGCAGCGGCATCACGCTGCTCAACATCGGCGTCGGGCCCAGCAACGCCAAGACCATCACCGACCACATCGCCGTGCTGCGCCCGCACGCCTGGCTGATGCTGGGCCACTGCGCCGGACTGCGCAACAGCCAACAGCTGGGGGATTACGTGCTGGCCCACGCCTACGTGCGCGAAGACCACGTGCTGGACGAAGAACTGCCGCTGTGGGTGCCCATCCCCGCGTTGGCCGAAATCCAGCTCGCGCTCGAAGGCGCAGTGGCCGACGTGACCGGCCTGAGCGGTGCCGAACTCAAGCGCATTTTGCGCACCGGCACCGTGGCCAGCACCGACAACCGCAACTGGGAGCTGCTGCCCGGCCAGACGCCACAGCGCCGCTTCAGCCAGAGCCGCGCCGTGGCGCTCGACATGGAGAGCGCCACCATCGCCGCCAACGGCTTTAGGCTGCGTGTGCCCTACGGCACCCTGCTGTGCGTGAGCGACAAGCCGCTGCACGGCGAAATCAAGCTGCCCGGCATGGCCAACGCCTTTTACCGCGAGCGCGTTGATCAGCACCTGCGCATCGGCCTGCGCGCCATCGAACGCCTGCGCGTCGGTGGCGTCGATCAGCTGCACAGCCGCAAGCTGCGCAGCTTTGCCGAGGTGGCGTTTCAATGA
- the otsB gene encoding trehalose-phosphatase — MLHLFTPEGEAALAAVLRLRPLMAFDFDGTLTPIVARPADARISVAVASRLAALASRLPVAIVTGRAVADVRPRLGFVPHFVVGNHGAEVEPAAASGAALFTALDGLRAQLSAHAAALRSAGVQVEDKGLSIALHYRLARDRARALQRIEELLTPLPAGLRCFAGKMVANVVSADAPDKAQAVHALVTTTGAAAAFFAGDDVNDEPVFAAAPAHWLTLRIGRDDPASLARFGLDGPHEMAMLLQRVLAITAAAASCRIPNNRRGIISPQQPQADAP; from the coding sequence ATGCTGCATCTGTTCACCCCCGAAGGCGAGGCCGCGCTGGCGGCCGTGCTCCGGTTGCGGCCGCTGATGGCCTTCGACTTCGACGGCACGCTCACCCCTATCGTGGCGCGGCCCGCCGACGCCCGCATCTCGGTGGCGGTGGCCAGCCGGCTCGCGGCGCTGGCCAGCCGGCTGCCGGTGGCCATCGTCACCGGGCGGGCGGTGGCCGACGTGCGGCCGCGGCTGGGCTTCGTGCCGCACTTCGTCGTCGGCAACCATGGCGCCGAGGTCGAGCCGGCGGCGGCCTCCGGCGCGGCGCTGTTCACCGCGCTGGACGGTCTTCGTGCGCAACTGTCGGCACACGCCGCAGCGCTGCGCTCGGCCGGTGTGCAGGTCGAGGACAAGGGGCTGTCGATCGCACTGCACTACCGCCTCGCGCGCGACCGCGCGCGCGCCCTGCAGCGCATCGAGGAACTGCTGACCCCGCTGCCGGCCGGCCTGCGGTGCTTCGCCGGCAAGATGGTGGCCAACGTGGTGTCTGCCGACGCGCCCGACAAGGCCCAGGCGGTGCACGCCCTAGTGACGACCACCGGCGCGGCGGCGGCCTTTTTCGCAGGCGACGATGTCAACGACGAACCGGTGTTCGCCGCAGCGCCGGCGCACTGGTTGACGCTGCGCATCGGGCGCGACGACCCGGCCAGCCTCGCGCGCTTCGGACTCGACGGCCCGCACGAGATGGCGATGCTGCTACAGCGTGTGCTGGCAATCACCGCAGCGGCTGCCAGCTGTCGCATCCCAAACAATCGTAGGGGCATAATTTCACCCCAGCAACCCCAAGCAGACGCGCCATGA